From a region of the Suncus etruscus isolate mSunEtr1 chromosome 11, mSunEtr1.pri.cur, whole genome shotgun sequence genome:
- the LOC126022723 gene encoding zinc finger protein 706-like, with protein sequence MACGQQKIQSQQKTTKKLAGQKKKQGHDQKAAAKTALIYTCTVCRTQMPAPKTFKQHFESKHPKTPLPPELADVQA encoded by the coding sequence ATGGCTTGTGGACAACAGAAAATTCAGTCTCAgcagaaaactacaaaaaagcTAGCTGGACAGAAGAAGAAACAAGGACACGACCAAAAGGCTGCTGCCAAAACTGCCTTAATCTATACCTGCACCGTCTGCCGGACACAAATGCCAGCCCCTAAGACCTTCAAGCAGCACTTTGAAAGTAAGCACCCCAAGACTCCACTTCCTCCAGAATTGGCTGATGTTCAAGCATAA